CAATTGAGGAAGAGCCTGAAGACTGTGACTGTTCATCAAATGGAGGTGCTTTAGCATGTATGGTGAATTCAGAAGTAGGTGCCGTGTTGGCTGTTGTGAGAAGAAATGTTAGGTTGGGAGGTCGTTATATGACTGGAGATGATCAGTTAGAGCACTCTCTCGTCCAATCATTGAAGGTGTTGAGGAAGCAAATTTTTTCATGGCAAAGTCAGTGGCAATCAATAACTCCAGCCTCATATCTCCAGCcatttttggatttgattcGATCTGATGAAACTGGTGCACCAATCACAAGTGCAGCCTTGTCATCTGTTTACAAGATCCTAACTCTTGACATACTTGACCTAAATACTGTTAATGTGGAACAAGCTATgcctttggtggttgaagctgtgACGAGTTGCCGGTTTGAGGTGACAGATCCAGCTTCAGAAGAAGTAGTATTGATGAAGATACTTCAGGTTTTTCTTGCTTGCATGAAAAGTAAGGCATCAGCTGTGTTGAGTAATCAGCATGTGTGTAGCATAGTAAATACCTGTTTCCGTATAGTTCATCAAGCAGGATCAAAAGATGAGTTGTTGCAGCGGATTGCTCGCCACACCATGCATGAACTTGTCAGTCGTATCTTTTCCCACCTTTCAGAGATTGATAAAGCAGAACATGTATTGGCTAATGGAGGAAGATCTTCTGCCAAAGAGGTATTGTTGCACGcttcctttttttggtttttttatttgatgcaACATGACACCATATActgtttcctttttcagatTATGTCTCTTCACTCTGGACCACACTTGTTTTGCCTTAATATATGAAATTCCTCTTTTGCTTGTAGTTGGGTGACCTAGACAAGAACTACACCCTCAGTAGTAAAAAATTGGACAACGGCAGTGCCAATTCTGAACATGATGCTCAGATGCCTTCtgttggtttggtttcaaatgCTTCCATAGGTTTTCAGGTAAACTTCACAGAGGAAAACACAATTGGGGCTGGTAATGGAGAAGAGGTCGCTCCAAATGATTTGCATCTCATGACAGAGCCGTATGGGGTACCGTGCATGGTGGAAATACTTCACTTCTTGTGTGCCTTGTTGGATAATGCTGATCATATTGGAATGGATCCCAGGTCAAATTCTATGGCAAGTCATGAAGATGTACCACTTTTTGCTTTGGGTTTGATCAGTTCGGCTATCGAATTCGGTGGGCCCTTTATCAGAAAACAACCTAAGTTATTATCCTTGATACAGGATGAGCTATTTCGTAATCTCATGCAGTTTGGCTTGTCAATGAGTCCACTGAATCTTTCTGTGGTATGTGGCATCGTTCTCAATCTGTATCACCATTTGCGTTCTGAGCTAAAACTACAATTGGAGGCTTTCTTTTCTTGTGTGATTTTGAGGCTTGCACAAGGCAGACATGGGGCTTCATACCAACAACAGGAGGTTGCAATGGAGGCTCTTGCTGACTTCTGCAGGCAGAAGACATTCATGGCAGAGATGTATGCCAACTTTGATTGTGATATTACATGCAGTAATGTGTTTGAAGACCTTGCTAACCTGTTGTCAAAAAGTGCATTTCCAGTGAACTACCCTTTGTCGCCAATGCATATTCTTGCTTTGGATGGTCTAATTGCAGTGATTCAGGGAATGGCAGACAGGATAGGCAATGGACCACTAGTTCTGGAGCAGGTTCCAGTGGATCTTGAGGAATATTGTCCATTCTGGACTGTGAAATGTGAAAACTATGCTGATCCTAATCATTGGGTTCCTTTTGTCCGTCGGAGGAAATACATTAAGAGAAGGTTGATGATTGGTGCTGATCACTTTAACCGCGATCCAAAGAAAGGGCTAGAGTTTCTCCAGGGAACACATTTGTTGCCCGATAAGCTTGACCCTCAAAGCGTGGCTTGCTTTTTCAGGTACACAGCTGGGTTAGATAAGAATCTTGTTGGTGATTTCTTGGGAAATCATGATGAGTTCTGTGTTCAAGTGCTTCATGAATTTGCCGGCACCTTCGATTTTGAAGACATGAATTTGGATACTGCACTGCGGTTATTCTTAGAAACATTTCGATTGCCTGGAGAGTCGCAAAAGATTGAGAGAGTTCTTGAAGCATTCTCAGAGAGATATTATGAGCAATCACCGCTGATTCTAGCCAACAAAGATGCTGCTCTCTTGTTGTCCTATTCTCTAATAATGCTTAACACAGATCAACATAATGTACAAGTGAAGAAAAAGATGACTGAAGAGGATTTTATCAGAAATAATCGACACATCAATGGAGGGAATGATCTCCCTCGGGAATTTTTGTCTGAACTTTACCACTCAATCTGCAAGAATGAAATCCGAACAATACCGGAACAAGGTGCTGGTTTCCCCGAGATGACACCAAGCCGTTGGATCGATTTAATGCGCAAGTCGAAGAAGACTGCTCCTTTTATTATGTGCGATTCCAGACCCTTCCTGGACCGTGGTATGTTTGCCATAATGTCAGGTCCGACAATTGCTGCTATCTCAGTGGTATTCGATCATGCTGAGAGTGAAGATGTTTTCCAAACATGTGTTGATGGATTCCTGGCAGTGGCAAAAATTTCGGCATGTCATCATCTAGAAGACGTATTGGATGACGTTCTTGTGTCTCTCTGCAAGTTCACAACTCTCATTAACCCATCTTCTGCAGAGGAACTTGTTCTTGCTTTTGGTGATGATATGAAAGCTAGAATGGCCACTGTGACTGTCTTTACAATAGCAAACCAGTATGGTGATTATATCCGCACTGGATGGAGAAACATTCTGGACTGCATATTAAGATTGCACAAGCTTGGTCTTCTCTCAGCCCGTGTGGCCAGTGATGCTGCTGATGACTTGGAGGTTGCTGCTGACCCTTGTCATGGAAAACCTGTTGCAAGTTCCCTATCTGCATCCCAGATACCTTCTATGGGTACACCTCGTAGATCCTCTGGGCTTATGGGCCGGTTCAGCCAGCTCTTGTCTCTTGACACAGAGGAGCCAAGATCGCAACCCACTGAACAACAACTTGCAGCTCATCAACGTACTCTTCAGACTATTCAGGAGTGCCACATTGATAGCATATTTACAGAGAGCAAGTTTTTGCAAGCTGATTCTCTGTTGCAACTTGCACGAGCTCTCATTTGGGCTGCCGGGAGATCTCAGAAGGGGAACAGCTCTCCTGAGGATGAAGACACTGCTGTCTTCTGCTTGGAGTTGTTGATAGCAATCACCTTGAACAACCGGGATAGGATTTTTCTTCTGTGGCAGGGTGTTTATGAGCACATATCCAACATCGTTCAGTCAACTTTGATGCCTTGTGCACTGGTGGAAAGGGCTGTGTTTGGACTTCTTCGAATATGTCAGCGTTTGCTTCCCTATAAGGAGGACCTCGCTGATGAACTACTGAGGTCACTGCAACTGGTCTCTAAGCTTGATGCTCGGGTTGCTGATGCATATTGTGAAAACATTACACAGGAAGTCATGCGCCTCGTGAAGGCTAATGCCACACACATCAGATCTCAGATGGGGTGGCGCACAATCACCAATATTCTTTCCATCACAGCTCGCCATCCTGAAGCGTCTGAAGCAGGATTTGAAGCATTAATGTTTATCATGTCCGATGGGGCTCATCTCTCACCTGCAAATTACATTGTGTGTGTGGATACTGTGAGGCAGTTTGCTGAATCTCGTGTTGGGCAGGCAGAGCGATCAATGCGTGCACTGGATTTGATGGCAGGATCCGTGACCTGTCTAACACAGTGGTCTTGTGAGACTAACGAAGCTGCAGGACAGGAAGCTGCTTCAAAAATGTCACAAGATATAAGGGAGATGTGGCTGAGGCTAGTGCAGGGATTGAGGAAGGTTTGCTTGGACCAGAGAGAAGATATTAGGAACCATGCTCTGTTATCGTTGCAGAGGTGCTTGACAGAAGTGGATGGGTTCTCCCTTTTGTACACTTTGTGGTTGCAGTGTTTTGATGTGGTCATCTTCACGATGCTTGATGACTTGTTAGAAATTGCTCAGGGACATTCCCCCAAGGACTACAGGAACATAGAAGGCACACTGGTCCTCGCTATGAAGCTCATGTCTAAAGTGTTCTTACAGTTATTGAATGATCTTGTGCAGCTAACCATCTTCTGCAAGCTATGGCTAGGGGTCCTTGGTCGTATGGAAAAATATTTGAAGGCCAAGGTTAGAGGTAAGAAGAGTGAGAAGCTTCAGGAACTAGTCCCTGAGCTTCTTAAGAATACATTGCTTGTGATGAAGGAAAGGGGAGTCCTTGTGTGCCGGAGTGCTCTTGGTGGGGACAGTTTATGGGAACTAACATGGTTACATGTGAACAATATTGCCCCATCTTTGCAATCTGAAGTGTTTCCCAATCAAGAGCTGGAGCAGGTACATAAGCAGAGTGAAAGAGGGGGAGGGCCAGTATCTGATGGACCCGGTTCTGTTCCATCAGGTGAGACATTGACAGCTTCTGAAGAAGGAGCTCAGACAGGAGGATAATAGATCTTAATGTGTTGAGGTACTTGAAATAGCCTTATTAATGTGCCAGGTGAAATAGCCTTATTTCAGACAGTCTTCTTTGTTCTTGTGCTGAAATTTACAGGTGAGAACTGATCATTGTGAGTTTCCGATTTGGTTGAGCTGCTAGATCATAGATGCATGCTAGCACCAAGGGAGATAGGAAGAGTGCTTGCTTGGGTAGATCAGTATGTATTCTACTAATTCGTCTTCTTCTGGCTGGAGTTGTTTCCTATCTTCAACCTCTAGGAAAGTTTGCTGCCATGAAGTTTCAAGCAATCTTAATTGCGGGTAAAGGATTTctagaaaattttttttgtattggttATACGGGGTTGGTTTTGTAGTGTTATTATTTGGTAGGCATTTTCAAAATCTAGGCATGTACattctttcattctctctcAAGCAATGTCAGCTACTCCAACTTGTATTCTGTAATTGTCTTACTCTACAGAGAGCTCAAAGTTGCTGCCTGTGCTGATGTATAGGTTGCCTCAACTTGTAATGATATTGTGTTTTAATATTGTCATGCTGTAATAGTTCagagaaaaaaatgaatttgaaatgttTTGTCAAATCAAATTTAACATCAACTGTGGGTGAAAGTTAGACTGAGATGAATGATGAATTTACTatgaaaaaccaataaaaactaTACAGAGGTCATCACAAAATTCTATATAAATATTGCAGTTTGTTTTATTGTGATGAAAAAGTACAGTGCTCTTAGTATCTGAGTTTTTCCTGAAGTCAGCTCAGTTTCCTGTTAAGGAACCTACAGGGGAAGAGGAATTATACATCAAAGGTTACAGAGGAGTTCCACAGAAATAGTTCCAATCTAACATTCTTTATggcttcgtttggttgcaagggaatgCAAAATTTTTTATGTAAAGTTGAATTTCTTTCTCAGAGGAAATAGTTTGGAATGTTTGGTTGCTGGGGAAGTGCATTTtagatgtaaaataaatttcacTTGGTACCTTACATTTCCCTTGTTATTTCCCGACAAAAAACTCAAgttaaaatcaaaatccaacGGAGATTCTCGACCTCGACCTCACGGGCGCTGAGTCGGTTATGTTTCTTTGGAGAAGCTCAAAGTTCGACTATTTGAACAGGTATGCAGTTTTCTTTCCATGATTTTGTGTACCCCTTCTTGAAAAAATTGCTAGCGTGTTGATTCAACTCGGCATGCTCCATAGGACTCACACGGTATGCAGTTTGCTTTGGCAAGCCTTGTCCACCGGCACTTTTAGCTTGTTCTCCGGATTTTCACCACAAATTGACCGGAACTAAATCCTTTCTGATGCTGATGTAGGAATGATGGCCACAGGTTgttaatttcattttcttttaattctggTTTAATTTGTAGTTTGGTTTAGTAGTTTGGGTCAATTTAAGTAATGGTTTAAAACCTGAGTCATTGGCTGAACCAGGCCATGCATgatcatgtgatcacttaactTTTATGGGAGAACAGACTCTGTCCAGGGGTGTGGcacctacacctagacacagaaTGGGGCAAAATGACACCCAACCCcaatgaaaggcgaaaatcccaTCCATATTGATGCTCCACCATTGGCTCTCCCATTAATGCAGGGGCCACTCTCCCTGACAAAACacttttcccctctttttacATAGGCTTTATCTCATCTTTATTGTAAGTTGATAATTTCTTGTAGAAGAGTGCAACTATAGGGTATTAGTTTGTTGCAattatttggttttattctaAGAGTCATGTTGGGGATAAACTATCCATGCATGGGAGGAGTTATAGTCTGTTTAAAGTCTTGGTTCCTTATAATGATTTGTTTTCTAGTAATATGATACAGGGTTAACGAGCCACATGATTGATTGCAtacaattttcttctttcttctagttTTCCTCTATAATCTTCTCCTTTCATCTTCTTAATTATTCTTGTTGCTATTCTCTTTTTCCTGATATAGGTGGAATCCATGTTTTCTTTATCATTTTTActatattatttctttcttatctctctctctctctctagtttgTGGTTTGTTGTCAAACTTGATATTATAGTATCTGACTTCTTTCTTAAAATCTGACTGTAGATTTTAGTTCTTAACTCCCTGTATTGTGTTATATATACCCTGTACCTACAAAATGAATAATTAAGTGTTGTTTATGGTTTGATAGGTGTTGGACAGGTTCACTTTGACGGAATCCGGCCTATGTTGGTCCAACAGATAGTTATTGTCATTTTAGGTAAATATGGATCATGGTTTATTGATTTAAGATAAGTAAATTAAACGTGGTTATTCAATATTGAATGAGTTCGATTGACCTCAAGACTAGTGTAGACCCTACTGGTGGTCCACAGTAAGGTGACAGAATAGTCAGTTATACAGTTTGGGATGAGTGACTTAACTTGATGTTTAAGAACCTTCTAGTTAGAGTTTGGGGAAATCCAATATAAGAGAAACGAATGTAATTGAGCTGCCTTTCTAATGGAAAAAGAATCAGGTTAATCAGAATTAAAACAAGAGATGTGGTTAGTTGAGTAAGCAGAGCTCAGTAGACCTGATCCTAAGATCAGGATCCAGTCGATCGGGTCAGGGTAGCGGTCGACCAGATGACCATAGGCAGAACTCACAGTGAGTAACCAGCTGATGTAAGTTAGTCTATCGGTCAACCAGATCAAGCAACTAGGCGAATTATCTTCGTCTGGTATGCGTCCAGTTGGTACAACAACTTAGTCGGTTGACAACCGGTCGACCGATTGGTAAAAAATTTGAGCTTTTAAGTGGAAACGGAGCTCATTTGGCACTTAGTTGAATTTCAGAGAAATTAGCGAGAGAGGAAATTTGCTATTGAAGACCTTCATCGATCGAGTGCCATTATTGACAGGTGTTTTGCTGCCTTTATGATTTGATTGAAGGAGAATGGGGAAGTTCCCGTTGTGGAGAATTTTTCATATTCGAATGGTGGTGCTATGGTTGATGAAGCGGCAGAGCTAGCAAGTGCTCAGGTATCCATTGTGCAGCGTATGTTCACAAGGTCCATGGGACCCGTTCCTTCTTTTACTAAATCGATTTGATGATTGTTCTTTTTTGGAACATCCATAGTTTGGGAAACAAGCCTTCGATTAGGCGTTTGAAATCAATTATTAAAACATCCCGGGTGTATATGGTGGCAATTGCAGAGCCTAAAATTCCTTTTGGGAATGCAGATCACATtatgaaaaaaattagaatGGAAGTGGTGTGCTCCAACAAAGAAAGTAATGGGGATAGAATATGGGTTTTCTGGAGAAACGAAGTCCAAGCTACAGTAATACAAAGGCACGTGCAATTTATTTTCTTGGAATGCCTCACGGGTTCTTGGGTTCTTCCACTAAATTTATTGTTACGTTTATTCATGTATTATGCTCGTCTGGGGAGCGTAGTAAACTTTGGACGAAGCTGAAGGAGGATGCCCTCTCAATCTCTTTGTCGTGGGCTATAGGGGATATTTTAATGCCATTTTAAGTCCGAAAGAGAAGGCTGGAGAGCGACTGACCTGCTCTATTTCTTTTGgaagactttggtaattttGTGAACGATACTGCTCTGATTGATGGAGGCTTCGAAGTAAATTCGTACACTTGGTCTAACAACCAAGAGGGAGGTGGGAAAATTTTAGCTCGTCTGGATCGGTTTCTGGTTAATGGTAGATGGGCGACTTTCTTTGAAGTAGGGTATTGCATCTGAATAGAGCTTGCTTTGACCATGCGCCTATTCAAATGGAGTTTTCGGCTTAGGCGACTCCAAGGTTTTTCCCTTTCAAATTTCAGCAAATGTGGTTGCTTCATCCGGACTTTATGGAATTTATTAGACAATGTTGAGCCACTCCGGTGGTGGGTTCCCCTCTGTATTCTCTTTCTCTGAAGTTGAAATTGCTTCGATTTCAGCTCCGCACCTGGAATAAAACAATTTTTGGTAATATTCATCAAAGAGCCAGGAATGCTGAATATATGGTGAGCAAAGCTGAAATCAAGTTTGATCAAAACCCCAATGAAGTAAATCAGGAAGTGCTTGTAGATGTGAGGAAAAATCTTCATGACACTCTTCTTTAGGAAGAAATATTTCGGAAGCAAAAATCCAAAGTTAAGTGGCTCAAAGAGGGGGATAGAAACACTAAGTTTTTTCACTCCATAGTGAATgtgagaagaaaggaaaaaggcgtggaaaaaatcaaagataGCAATGGTGATTGGATATTGGGTGAGGTAGGAGTGACAAATGAggccataaattttttttctgacATATTCACGTCCCAAAACACTCAAAGAGATGAAGCTTTGCTTCATATGGTTCCACGATTGGTCACTGATGCAGATAATGTTTTTCTGTTAGCTTTGCCGTCCCTAGATGAGGTCAAGAAAGTTGTTTTTGAATTATCTAAGGATAGTGCTCCAGGTCCCGATGGCTTCTCAGGCAACTTCTTCACAGCGTGTTGGGATATTATTGGCAGGGAGGTGTGGGAGGTAGTCAAGGACTTTCTTTGCAGGGGGTTTCATACCAAAAAGTTACACGTCAACGCATTTGGTGCTTATTCCCAAGAAAGAGAGCCCCAAGGTAATGGCTGATTTTTTACCTATAAGCTTGTGcaatttttcctataaaattaTTGCTAAAGTTTTATCTTCAAGATTGGCTTCTATTTTGCcttccattatttttgaagAGCAAGTAGGGTCTGTTCAAGGCCGGAGTATTCATGATAAGATTGCCTTAGTTCAAGAGGTGGTACATGACATAAACAGAAAATCGTGTGGTGGTAATGTGATTTTAAAATTGGACATGGCAAAGGCTTATGATCGGCTGAAATGGGAGTTTCTGTATCACATTTTGGCCAGATTCAGTTTTTCAAAGGGTTGGAttaatttgatgaaaaatcGGTGGAGAATTGCTAGTTTTCGGTTATTATGACTAGGGGCCCCAACGGATACTTTAAATCCTTAAGGGGTGTGCGCCAGGGAGTTCCCCTTTCTCCATCCCTTTTTATTATTCAAAAGAGATGCTCAGCAAAGGATTGAGAACTCTTTTTGTGGAAGGAAGGGCAAAATATTTCCAGCTTTCGCAGGGATGTCTAGGAATATCCCATAGCCTCTTCGCAGACGACACTATAATTTTTTCTCGTTGCCTTAAAAACTCTCTTAAGCAAATTTTTGGGCTTATTagtaaatatgaaaatttttcaaGACAACTAGTTAACAAGCAAAAAAACTGTTTCGTTCTGGGGAGTAAGGCGGATGAGTCCAAGCGGCGAATGGTGGAGAATGTTACTagatttactaaaaaaaaactgCCGATTACATATCTTGGTGCGCCTCTGAATGCAGGTCGGATCAAAATCAGCTTCTTTGATGAATTCTTGGCTAAAATGCGCAAGAAAGTGGTGGGGTGGAAAGGTAAGTTGCTTTTTACAGGTGGAAGAGTTGTTCTCCTCAAACATGTTCTAGCCTCTATGCCCATTCATATCATTTCTAATCTGGACCTACCTGACACGATGATCAAAAAATTCAATAGCATTTGTTCGGACTTTTTATAGGGGTACGGAATGGGGAAGATGTCATCATTGGGTGGCATGTAATAAGATTACTAGGCCTAAGGGGGGGTCTGGGCATTCGGCATCTGAAGGACATTAGCAATGCTTTGAGGTTTAAGGGCCTTTGGAGAATTTTAACTAAGAATTCTTTGTGGTGTTCCTTTTTCAAAGCgaaatttttcaaaaacaagCACATCGTCCTGGCAGAATTGAGAAGGATTGGTTCAATATCTTGGAGAAGAGTTTTAAGGCATCGAGAATTCTTGATTTCAAGATCTAGGTGGTTGATTGGAGAAGGGGAGATCAATTTATGGCTTGATAATTGGTCGGGGTGGGGTCCTCTTATAGATCAGGTTGATGGAGCTCACCGTATGGATCTTAGCTTAAAAGTTTGGGATATGTTGAATGTCGATGGAAGTTGGAATCAGGAGATTCTTATGCAAATTGATTCCAATGAAGTGTGTGAAAGCATCCTTGACAACAACTTTGGCTTATCTACAAAAGTAGATACTTTAATTTGGACTCCCACGAATGATGGGAAATTTTCTACAAAGTCTCTATGGAACCAAATAAGAAGTGCCGGAGTAACTAAGCACTTTGCAAAGTGGTTTTGGAACCAATCCATCCCTTcgaaaatcagatttttttccaGGCAGATTTTGTGTGGTGGTATTCCTACAAAGGATGCTTTGAAAGGTGTTGGCATTCCCCTTGCATCCAAATGTCAATGTTGTGATCCCCCTAAAGGAGAAACAATGTCCCATTGCTTAGTGGAGGGCACCACGGTTACAAAAGTTTGGGGGTTTTTCTCTTCGATCTTTCACGTGGAAATGATTCGGGCGTAGGGTGTCAAAATTAGAATCATATCCTGGCACAATCATGCTAATGGTAGATCTCTTTGTGGGCTGATTACAGGTTTTATTCCTTCACTTATCATTTGGGAACTctggaaggagagaaacaacAGGAGGCATGGAGAGAAGGCGCGAACCACTAATTCCATTATTGAAGCTGTCAAAGATTGGGTTAAGGAGCTGCCTTACTCGTCTCTTTCAAAACATCTGACGGTGAAGGAGGCGCTCATTATGCAGATTTTTTGTATTCCAATCCCTCCAATTATTCACAAACCGCGTATCCCTGTGTATTGGTGTCCTCCATTTAGTGCGTTGAAACTGAATGTGGATGGAGCATGCAGAGGGAATCCTGGtttaggaggaggagggggcATCATAAGAGATCAAGAGGGTCGGCTGTTGGTGGCTTTTGCTAATTTTTATGGGGAATGCACCAACACCATTGCAGAATTTAGAGTAATGAGAGATGGGCTCAAACTATGTGTGGATATGAGCTTGTTCGTAGTGCATGTGAACTTGGATTCTTAAATGGTGATTCATTGTATTTCAAAAGGAAGATGCAAAACTTGGAAAACCTGGTTTTGGTTTAGGAGATCTTGGATTTAGTCGTCGCTCTTTGCCCGAGTATAACCTTTACTTGTAGAGAAGGAAACAGGGTAGCAAATTGGTTAGCAAATTACGCTTGTGACTCAGCAGATAATTCCCTTTTTATTCGGATTCTAATTTGCCTCAGGACCTTAGGCGTGTTGTACATGAAGACACTGCAGGTATTCCTGTGTTGAGAAAGCTGTAGTT
The sequence above is a segment of the Telopea speciosissima isolate NSW1024214 ecotype Mountain lineage chromosome 7, Tspe_v1, whole genome shotgun sequence genome. Coding sequences within it:
- the LOC122669738 gene encoding ARF guanine-nucleotide exchange factor GNOM-like → MGRLRMQSGIKAIEEEPEDCDCSSNGGALACMVNSEVGAVLAVVRRNVRLGGRYMTGDDQLEHSLVQSLKVLRKQIFSWQSQWQSITPASYLQPFLDLIRSDETGAPITSAALSSVYKILTLDILDLNTVNVEQAMPLVVEAVTSCRFEVTDPASEEVVLMKILQVFLACMKSKASAVLSNQHVCSIVNTCFRIVHQAGSKDELLQRIARHTMHELVSRIFSHLSEIDKAEHVLANGGRSSAKELGDLDKNYTLSSKKLDNGSANSEHDAQMPSVGLVSNASIGFQVNFTEENTIGAGNGEEVAPNDLHLMTEPYGVPCMVEILHFLCALLDNADHIGMDPRSNSMASHEDVPLFALGLISSAIEFGGPFIRKQPKLLSLIQDELFRNLMQFGLSMSPLNLSVVCGIVLNLYHHLRSELKLQLEAFFSCVILRLAQGRHGASYQQQEVAMEALADFCRQKTFMAEMYANFDCDITCSNVFEDLANLLSKSAFPVNYPLSPMHILALDGLIAVIQGMADRIGNGPLVLEQVPVDLEEYCPFWTVKCENYADPNHWVPFVRRRKYIKRRLMIGADHFNRDPKKGLEFLQGTHLLPDKLDPQSVACFFRYTAGLDKNLVGDFLGNHDEFCVQVLHEFAGTFDFEDMNLDTALRLFLETFRLPGESQKIERVLEAFSERYYEQSPLILANKDAALLLSYSLIMLNTDQHNVQVKKKMTEEDFIRNNRHINGGNDLPREFLSELYHSICKNEIRTIPEQGAGFPEMTPSRWIDLMRKSKKTAPFIMCDSRPFLDRGMFAIMSGPTIAAISVVFDHAESEDVFQTCVDGFLAVAKISACHHLEDVLDDVLVSLCKFTTLINPSSAEELVLAFGDDMKARMATVTVFTIANQYGDYIRTGWRNILDCILRLHKLGLLSARVASDAADDLEVAADPCHGKPVASSLSASQIPSMGTPRRSSGLMGRFSQLLSLDTEEPRSQPTEQQLAAHQRTLQTIQECHIDSIFTESKFLQADSLLQLARALIWAAGRSQKGNSSPEDEDTAVFCLELLIAITLNNRDRIFLLWQGVYEHISNIVQSTLMPCALVERAVFGLLRICQRLLPYKEDLADELLRSLQLVSKLDARVADAYCENITQEVMRLVKANATHIRSQMGWRTITNILSITARHPEASEAGFEALMFIMSDGAHLSPANYIVCVDTVRQFAESRVGQAERSMRALDLMAGSVTCLTQWSCETNEAAGQEAASKMSQDIREMWLRLVQGLRKVCLDQREDIRNHALLSLQRCLTEVDGFSLLYTLWLQCFDVVIFTMLDDLLEIAQGHSPKDYRNIEGTLVLAMKLMSKVFLQLLNDLVQLTIFCKLWLGVLGRMEKYLKAKVRGKKSEKLQELVPELLKNTLLVMKERGVLVCRSALGGDSLWELTWLHVNNIAPSLQSEVFPNQELEQVHKQSERGGGPVSDGPGSVPSGETLTASEEGAQTGG